The following coding sequences lie in one Arachis ipaensis cultivar K30076 chromosome B03, Araip1.1, whole genome shotgun sequence genomic window:
- the LOC107630190 gene encoding protein DETOXIFICATION 51, giving the protein MESTKTEHDYHYSFIEDKENTSSSCFSEIMEELKSLLLLAFPIALTALIFYSRSIVSMLFLGHLGDLQLAAGSLAIALANITGYSVLSGLALGMEPLCSQAFGANRPKLLSLTLHRCIIFLLLSSLPISLLWLNISAILRSLHQHPDIATLARTYLLFSLPDLVTNSFLHPIRIYLRAQGITHPLTQASLAGTLLHLPFNYILVTRLRFGVAGVAAASAASNLSILLSLVGRVWLSGLHRPTWSPPTRDCLAGWKPLLRLAAPSCLSVCLEWWWYEIMIVLCGLLMDPTATVASMGVLIQTTSFIYVFPSSLGFAVSTRVGNELGANRPFRAKLSAVVSVFLSAMMGFSAMVFATAMRHIWGRMFTTDEDILRLTSAALPILGLCEIGNCPQTVGCGVVRGTARPSMAANVNLSAFYLVGMPVAVGLGFWLDVGFRGLWLGLLSAQVCCAGLMLYVIGTTEWEYEAQRAQLLTLADDVEGDDSGVDDDGRKVSLTGVATVTPSPC; this is encoded by the coding sequence ATGGAGAGTACTAAAACAGAGCACGATTACCACTACAGCTTCATTGAGGACAAAGAAAACACCTCATCATCATGCTTCTCAGAAATCATGGAAGAACTCAAATCCCTCCTTCTCTTGGCCTTCCCCATCGCACTCACAGCCCTCATTTTCTACTCCCGCTCCATCGTCTCCATGCTCTTCCTCGGCCACCTCGGAGACCTCCAGCTCGCAGCAGGCTCCCTCGCCATCGCTCTCGCCAACATCACCGGCTACTCCGTCCTCTCCGGCCTCGCCCTCGGCATGGAGCCACTCTGTTCCCAGGCCTTCGGGGCCAACCGCCCAAAGCTACTCTCCCTCACACTCCACCGCTGcatcatcttcctcctcctctcctcCTTACCAATCTCCCTCCTCTGGCTCAATATCTCCGCCATCCTCCGCTCCCTCCACCAGCACCCTGACATCGCCACCCTGGCACGCACCTACCTCCTCTTCTCCCTCCCTGACCTCGTAACAAACTCATTCCTCCACCCAATCCGCATTTACCTTCGCGCGCAGGGCATCACCCACCCTCTCACCCAAGCCTCCCTCGCTGGCACCCTCCTCCACCTCCCCTTCAACTATATCCTCGTCACGCGCCTCCGCTTCGGCGTCGCGGGTGTTGCTGCTGCCTCCGCCGCCTCCAACCTCTCCATCCTCCTCTCCCTCGTCGGACGCGTCTGGCTCTCCGGCCTCCACCGCCCCACGTGGTCCCCGCCCACCCGCGACTGCCTCGCCGGCTGGAAGCCCCTCCTCCGTCTCGCCGCTCCTAGCTGCCTCTCCGTTTGCCTCGAGTGGTGGTGGTACGAGATAATGATCGTCCTCTGCGGGCTCCTCATGGACCCCACCGCAACCGTCGCTTCCATGGGTGTGCTCATCCAAACCACTTCCTTCATCTACGTGTTCCCTTCCTCCTTAGGGTTCGCTGTCTCCACTCGGGTGGGAAACGAGCTCGGCGCCAACCGCCCATTCAGAGCTAAGCTCTCTGCCGTGGTTTCCGTTTTCCTCTCTGCCATGATGGGCTTCTCGGCCATGGTTTTTGCCACCGCGATGAGGCACATATGGGGGAGGATGTTTACCACTGACGAGGATATCCTGCGGCTGACGTCGGCGGCGCTGCCAATTCTCGGGCTGTGCGAGATTGGGAACTGCCCGCAGACGGTGGGATGCGGGGTGGTGAGGGGGACGGCACGGCCCAGCATGGCGGCTAACGTCAACTTGAGCGCATTTTATTTGGTGGGGATGCCTGTGGCGGTTGGGCTTGGGTTCTGGCTGGATGTTGGGTTTCGCGGGCTTTGGCTGGGCCTGCTGTCGGCTCAGGTCTGTTGCGCGGGGCTGATGCTGTATGTGATTGGGACTACTGAATGGGAATACGAAGCCCAGCGGGCCCAGCTGCTGACGTTGGCAGATGACGTGGAGGGGGATGATTCCGGCGTTGATGACGATGGCCGGAAAGTTTCATTGACTGGCGTGGCCACCGTAACTCCATCGCCGTGTTGA
- the LOC107632878 gene encoding uncharacterized protein LOC107632878, with translation MTRFTKVAINIPDLHPEVHLHAIKSRLRPRKFQETIAVGKPKTLAEFREKAKGQINIEELRQARKSDKIYYRDKDKTPSTKKNFKLTTRFDSYTQFNIKRDDIIKEILNSKLIKPPRKAGTYQDTKNVDKSKYSAFHQKHGHTTDDCVVAKDLLERLARQGHLDKYIGGGYASGGQSNSARKRSFRAICSVDGPQRNTEAANQLPQVTFTHADFNSSIQNLDDPVFITLQLGDLLVRKVLLDPGSSANVLFCSTFQKMKLIDNILQSTGGDLVGFSGERVPILGSVWLQTTLVHMCVKFSLQDDQVVTIHGDHKESRQCYNISMKFPNRSKQQVNNVDLGTSNSALADLDPRADFLERPTPSDDLQKVYFNNDPNKFTYVGTSISATELKDIAAFLQEQADLFAWTPSDMPGIDPQIIIHKLAINPTVRPVQQKKRKLGDEKKKRHP, from the exons ATGACCCGCTTCACGAAAGTCGCTATTAATATACCCGACCTCCACCCCGAGGTCCATCTGCACGCAATCAAAAGCAGACTCCGACCTAGGAAGTTCCAAGAAACCATCGCAGTAGGCAAGCCGAAGACCCTTGCTGAGTTTCGTGAGAAAGCCAAAGGCCAAATTAATATCGAGGAGCTTAGACAAGCCCGGAAGTCCGACAAAATATATTACCGAGACAAGGATAAAACTCCAAGCActaagaaaaattttaaactaaCCACTCGATTTGATTCTTATACACAGTTTAACATCAAGAGAGATGATATCATCAAAGAGATCCTCAATTCAAAGCTCATCAAGCCACCAAGGAAGGCCGGAACCTACCAAGATACCAAGAATGTAGACAAGTCCAAATATTCTGCCTTCCACCAGAAGCACGGCCACACTACCGATGACTGCGTGGTCGCGAAGGACCTCTTGGAGCGGCTAGCTCGGCAAGGACACCTTGACAAGTATATTGGCG GGGGATACGCTAGTGGAGGGCAATCAAATTCGGCCAGGAAAAGATCATTCCGAGCAATTTGCTCGGTGGATGGACCACAACGCAATACCGAAGCCGCGAACCAACTTCCCCAAGTAACTTTTACACACGCAGACTTCAATTCCAGTATTCAGAACTTAGATGACCCTGTGTTCATTACCCTTCAACTGGGAGATTTGTTGGTAAGGAAAGTACTCCTAGATCCCGGAAGTAGCGCCAACGTTCTGTTCTGCTCAACATTCCAAAAGATGAAACTCATCGACAACATACTCCAGTCAACAGGGGGAGACCTAGTCGGTTTCTCGGGAGAAAGAGTTCCGATCTTGGGTTCAGTGTGGTTGCAAACCACACTGG TTCACATGTGTGTTAAGTTTTCTCTGCAGGACGATCAAGTTGTAACGATTCATGGAGACCATAAAGAATCCCGCCAATGTTACAACATCAGCATGAAATTCCCAAATCGTTCAAAGCAACAAGTCAACAATGTCGACCTCGGCACCAGCAACTCGGCACTAGCCGACTTAGATCCAAGAGCCGACTTTCTTGAAAGACCTACACCATCAGATGACTTACAAAAAGTTTATTTCAACAATGATCCTAATAAATTCACTTATGTAGGTACATCAATCAGTGCAACGGAGCTAAAGGACATCGCTGCCTTTCTACAAGAGCAAGCCGACCTATTTGCATGGACGCCTTCGGACATGCCCGGCATAGACCCACAAATCATCATCCACAAACTAGCTATAAATCCGACCGTCCGACCAGTACAGCAGAAGAAGAGAAAACTCGgcgatgaaaagaaaaaaaggcaTCCTTAG